Genomic DNA from uncultured Acetobacterium sp.:
GATAAAGACGGAAGTAAGACAACTTATGTGCACATGACCCCTGAAAAAGCGGCAAAAGTTGTTGTTGAGCATATTGCAAATGGGAAAATCTGTGTTGAATATACGTTACAGGAAAACCAATAAATTAATCAGATAAAAGGAGGAAGCCGACATGCAATTTTTTCGTTCGCATATTTTGGTTTGTGGTGGTACCGGTTGTACCTCTTCAGATTCTACAAAAATAATCGAAGAATTAAATAAGCTTTTAGTCAAAAAAAAGCTTGAAAATGAAATTAAGGTTGTGCAGACCGGGTGTTTTGGACTCTGCGAACAAGGTCCAATTATGGTTGTTTACCCGGAAGGGACAATGTACTGCAAAGTAAAAGTAACAGATGTTGAAGAGTTTGTGGAAGAACATTTGATAAAAGGGAGAATTGTTACCAGACTGCTGGAAAAAAGCAGTGAAGTCAAAGAAGGTGAGTATGCTATTGAAAAATCTTCCTTTTTTAAGAAGCAGTTGCGGATTGCCCTGAGAAACTGCGGGGTCATCAATCCCGAACTAATTGATGAATACATCGCCTTTGACGGTTATAAAGCCTTAATCAAAGCGCTCACTGAAATGAAACCGGATGAGATCATTGAGACCATCAAAAAATCGGGCTTGCGAGGCAGAGGTGGCGGCGGCTACCCGACTGGAACAAAGTGGGAATTTGCCGCCAAACAGGATAGTGAGCAGAAATATGTTTGCTGTAATGCGGATGAAGGAGACCCTGGGGCTTTTATGGATCGTAGTGTGCTGGAAGGGGATCCGCACTCCATCATCGAAGCGATGATCATTGCTGGATACGCTATTGGCGCCAACGCCGGCTTTGTGTATGTCCGGGCAGAATATCCAATTGCTGTGAAAAGACTCCAAATTGCCATTGATCAGGCCAGAGAGTATGGATTGCTGGGCGACAATATTCTGGGGACCAGTTTCAAATTTGATATCGAAATCCGTTTGGGTGCCGGTGCTTTTGTCTGTGGCGAAGAAACGGCACTGATGACATCTATTGAAGGAAAACGCGGGGAACCCCGTGTGCGTCCGCCATACCCGGCAGTTAAAGGTCTCTGGCAAAAACCAACGATCCTGAACAATGTCGAAACATTCGCCAATATTCCGGTGATTATGCTTAAAGGACCGGAGTGGTTTGCAGGTATGGGAACGGAAAAAAGCAAGGGAACAAAGGTCTTTGCCATCGGCGGAAAAATAAACAACACCGGTTTGGTGGAAATTCCCATGGGAACAACGCTGAGAGAAGTCATCTATGATATTGGCGGTGGCATTCCTGGTGGGAAGAAATTCAAAGCTGCTCAGACCGGCGGACCTTCTGGCGGCTGTATTCCAGCAAGCCATATCGACACCCCCATCGATTATGAATCATTAATTGAATTAGGGTCGATGATGGGATCCGGAGGCCTGATCGTCATGGACGAGGATACCTGTATGGTTGATATTGCCAAGTTTTTTCTGGAATTCACAGTGGATGAATCCTGCGGGAAATGCACCCCCTGCCGACTGGGAACCCGAAGAATGATGGAAATACTGGATAAAATTACCAAAGGCAAAGGAAAAATGAGCGATCTCGACGAACTGGAAAACCTGGCTAAAGATATCAAGGCTGCTTCACTGTGTGCCCTGGGTCAAACTGCGCCCAATCCTATTCTTAGTACGCTGCGTTATTTCCGTGATGAATATGAAGCCCATATTCGCGATCGCCGATGCCCGGCGGGTTCATGCAAAAGTCTGCTAACTTATGAAATAACAGAAGATAAGTGCATCCGCTGCGGACTTTGTGCCAAAAACTGTCCGGTCAAGGCCATTTCCGGTTCCAAAAAAGAAGAGATACCCTT
This window encodes:
- the nuoF gene encoding NADH-quinone oxidoreductase subunit NuoF, producing the protein MQFFRSHILVCGGTGCTSSDSTKIIEELNKLLVKKKLENEIKVVQTGCFGLCEQGPIMVVYPEGTMYCKVKVTDVEEFVEEHLIKGRIVTRLLEKSSEVKEGEYAIEKSSFFKKQLRIALRNCGVINPELIDEYIAFDGYKALIKALTEMKPDEIIETIKKSGLRGRGGGGYPTGTKWEFAAKQDSEQKYVCCNADEGDPGAFMDRSVLEGDPHSIIEAMIIAGYAIGANAGFVYVRAEYPIAVKRLQIAIDQAREYGLLGDNILGTSFKFDIEIRLGAGAFVCGEETALMTSIEGKRGEPRVRPPYPAVKGLWQKPTILNNVETFANIPVIMLKGPEWFAGMGTEKSKGTKVFAIGGKINNTGLVEIPMGTTLREVIYDIGGGIPGGKKFKAAQTGGPSGGCIPASHIDTPIDYESLIELGSMMGSGGLIVMDEDTCMVDIAKFFLEFTVDESCGKCTPCRLGTRRMMEILDKITKGKGKMSDLDELENLAKDIKAASLCALGQTAPNPILSTLRYFRDEYEAHIRDRRCPAGSCKSLLTYEITEDKCIRCGLCAKNCPVKAISGSKKEEIPFVVDQDKCIKCGVCYQKCPVDAITK